GAGATCGGGCGCACCGCGGTGCGGATGCTGCTGGCCAGGATCGCCGATCCGGCGCGCCCGCCGAGGACCGTCCGCCTGCCCGCGCGGCTGATGCACCGCCGCTCCTGCGGCTGCACATGATCGAGACGCCGCTAAGGTCCCTGCCTGCGGATCGCTGAGAGAGGAGGGCGAGTGATCATTCCCGGCCTGGTGTCGGTCACCTTCCGGCACCTGGACGTGCCCAGGGTCGTCGAGCTGGTCACCGAGGCGGGTCTGTCCGCCGTGGAGTGGGGCGGCGACGTGCACGTGCCCTCCGGCGACGTGGAGACCGCGGAGCTGGTGCGGGCCCAGTGCGCGAGCGCGGGCATCACCGTCGCCGGGTACGGCTCCTACTACCGCGCCGGCGCCTCCGACCCGTCCGAGGTGGAGCGCGCGCTGCGCACGGCGGTCGCGCTCGGCGCGCCGAGGGTGCGGGTCTGGGCGGGCACCTGGGGCTCCGGGCAGATCGCGCCCGCCAAGCGCGAGGAGGTCGTCTCCGCGCTGCGGCTGTGCGCGCTGGCCGCCGCCGACGAGGGCATCGAGGTCGCGCTGGAGTTCCACCGCAACACGCTCACCGACACCCTGGAGTCCACCAAGCGGCTGCTCGCCGAGATCGACATGCCCAACGTGACCTCCTACTGGCAGCCGCGCGGCGCCCAGGACACCGAGGAGGCCGTCGACGAGGTCCGCGCGCTGCTGCCGAACCTGCCCACGGTGCACGTGTTCTCGTGGGGGGCGGGCTGGGGCGACAACCGGCTCCCGCTCGGCGAGCGCGCCGACCTGTGGGAGGCGGTGCTGCCGGAGCTCGCCGCGGACGGGGTGGACCGGTACGCGCTCCTGGAGTTCGTCCCCGACGACCACCCCGCCGCGTTCCGCCGCG
The window above is part of the Allokutzneria albata genome. Proteins encoded here:
- a CDS encoding sugar phosphate isomerase/epimerase family protein; protein product: MIIPGLVSVTFRHLDVPRVVELVTEAGLSAVEWGGDVHVPSGDVETAELVRAQCASAGITVAGYGSYYRAGASDPSEVERALRTAVALGAPRVRVWAGTWGSGQIAPAKREEVVSALRLCALAAADEGIEVALEFHRNTLTDTLESTKRLLAEIDMPNVTSYWQPRGAQDTEEAVDEVRALLPNLPTVHVFSWGAGWGDNRLPLGERADLWEAVLPELAADGVDRYALLEFVPDDHPAAFRRDAGTLLGWLDRLR